One region of Mycolicibacterium rhodesiae NBB3 genomic DNA includes:
- a CDS encoding glycoside hydrolase family 2 protein: protein MMIASAPANAADVWLPKKPPLPTRWTPLVGPNNALPEYPRPQLARTKWMNLNGLWGYSGGGPTKAGAPPAEREYREQILVPFPTESALSGVQRHDDQMWYRKVIEIPEDWDNQHVLLHFGAVDQIATVWVNNKQVARHEGGYTEFSADITSALRPSGPQELTVRVEDRNEKGGFAVGKQRYNPAGLFYTGASGIWQTVWMEPVASAYINKLDITPDLTSFAVTPRVSGSTDQRTEVVVSAPDGEVVARASGKPGATLRLKVPSPHLWTPDDPFLYDLKARLVSRSGKVVDEVASYGGLRTISTVKDGQGRSRIALNGKITFLHGPLDQGYWPDGIYTAPTDDALKFDLEQIKALGMNFVRKHAKVEPARWYYWTDKLGLLVWQDMPSLDVSLDIPTGPAPTPRRNAQAHFENELSAMVHQLSSVTSIVGWVPFNEGWGEYDTARIARAVKAEDPTRMVVPNSGANCCKSRGDSRAGDIFDDHTYVGPGRPVVRDGRVTVNGEYGGLGLIEEANRWPGPPMAYEMTDGKERLTQRYVEVSVDLERVLREIGLSGAIYTQTTDVENEVNGFMTYDRQVMKVDLPVAAGRNRAVIAAGSG, encoded by the coding sequence ATGATGATCGCCAGCGCCCCTGCCAATGCGGCTGACGTGTGGCTGCCGAAGAAACCACCGTTGCCGACCAGGTGGACGCCGCTGGTGGGGCCGAACAATGCGCTGCCCGAATATCCGCGCCCGCAGCTGGCGCGGACGAAGTGGATGAACCTCAACGGCCTGTGGGGCTATAGCGGCGGCGGGCCCACCAAGGCCGGCGCGCCCCCCGCCGAGCGTGAGTATCGCGAACAGATTCTGGTCCCATTCCCGACGGAGTCCGCGCTGTCCGGAGTTCAGAGACATGACGACCAGATGTGGTACCGCAAGGTGATCGAGATCCCCGAGGACTGGGACAACCAGCATGTGCTGCTTCACTTTGGCGCCGTCGACCAGATCGCTACGGTCTGGGTGAACAACAAACAGGTGGCGCGCCACGAGGGCGGTTACACCGAGTTCAGCGCTGACATCACCAGCGCGCTGAGGCCGTCGGGGCCGCAGGAACTGACCGTCCGCGTCGAGGACCGCAACGAGAAGGGCGGCTTCGCCGTCGGCAAGCAGCGCTACAACCCCGCGGGGCTGTTCTACACCGGAGCGTCGGGTATCTGGCAGACGGTGTGGATGGAGCCGGTGGCGAGCGCGTACATCAACAAGCTCGACATCACACCCGATCTGACGAGTTTCGCTGTGACGCCGCGTGTTTCGGGCTCCACCGATCAACGCACCGAGGTCGTCGTCTCCGCGCCCGACGGTGAGGTGGTGGCGCGTGCATCGGGCAAGCCCGGCGCGACGCTTCGACTGAAGGTGCCGTCGCCGCATCTGTGGACACCGGACGACCCGTTTCTCTACGACCTCAAGGCGCGGCTGGTGAGCCGGTCCGGAAAGGTCGTCGACGAGGTCGCCAGCTACGGCGGACTGCGCACGATCAGCACCGTCAAAGACGGCCAGGGCAGGTCACGGATCGCGCTCAACGGCAAGATCACGTTCCTGCACGGCCCGCTCGATCAGGGCTACTGGCCCGACGGGATCTACACCGCACCAACGGATGACGCACTGAAGTTCGATCTCGAGCAGATCAAGGCACTCGGAATGAACTTCGTCCGCAAGCACGCCAAGGTGGAACCCGCGCGGTGGTACTACTGGACCGACAAACTCGGACTGTTGGTGTGGCAGGACATGCCGTCACTCGACGTGTCTCTCGACATTCCGACGGGTCCGGCGCCGACACCACGCCGCAATGCGCAGGCGCATTTCGAAAACGAGCTCTCCGCTATGGTCCACCAACTCAGCAGTGTCACCTCGATTGTCGGCTGGGTGCCCTTCAATGAAGGCTGGGGCGAATACGACACGGCCAGGATCGCCAGAGCGGTGAAGGCCGAGGACCCCACGCGCATGGTGGTACCCAACAGCGGTGCGAATTGCTGCAAGTCACGCGGCGACAGCAGAGCCGGTGACATCTTCGACGACCACACCTACGTGGGTCCCGGCCGGCCGGTCGTGCGCGACGGACGGGTGACCGTCAACGGTGAGTATGGCGGGCTCGGCTTGATCGAAGAGGCCAACCGGTGGCCGGGTCCGCCGATGGCCTACGAGATGACCGACGGCAAGGAGCGGTTGACCCAGCGCTACGTGGAGGTCAGCGTCGACCTCGAGCGGGTCCTGCGCGAGATCGGCCTGTCGGGCGCCATATACACGCAGACAACGGATGTCGAGAACGAGGTCAACGGCTTCATGACCTACGACCGGCAGGTCATGAAGGTCGACCTCCCGGTGGCGGCCGGCCGAAATCGCGCGGTCATCGCCGCGGGATCAGGCTAG
- a CDS encoding pseudouridine synthase → MRDGLGPARVRLKGGPVLAELTDRFGEAASAKVRDGEVVTTAGAVVDADTSLPPGAFVYLYRELREEVPVPFDMPILYRDNDIVVVDKPHFLATMPRGAHVAQTALVRLRRELHIPTLSPAHRLDRLTAGVLLFTVRREVRGAYQTLFARSLVRKTYLARAEINPEVELPTVVRSRIIKERSRLQAFEVPGEPNAETLVEDVGDGVYRLTPRTGRTHQLRVHMASLGLPITADPLYPNVIEVPPDDFTRPLQLIAHRLEFDDPLTGERRAFVSGRSLA, encoded by the coding sequence GTGCGCGACGGACTCGGCCCGGCACGGGTCCGGTTGAAGGGCGGGCCCGTACTCGCCGAGCTCACCGATCGGTTCGGTGAGGCCGCGTCGGCGAAGGTGCGCGACGGCGAGGTGGTGACGACCGCAGGCGCCGTAGTGGACGCAGACACGTCGTTGCCTCCCGGCGCGTTCGTGTACCTGTATCGCGAACTGCGAGAAGAAGTTCCGGTGCCGTTCGACATGCCGATCCTGTACCGTGACAACGACATCGTCGTGGTGGACAAACCGCACTTTCTGGCGACGATGCCTCGCGGCGCACACGTTGCGCAGACGGCGCTGGTGCGGCTGCGACGTGAGCTGCACATCCCCACGTTGTCGCCGGCGCACCGGTTGGACCGGCTGACGGCAGGCGTGCTGCTGTTCACAGTGCGGCGCGAGGTGCGCGGTGCGTATCAGACGCTGTTCGCGCGAAGCCTGGTGCGCAAGACGTATCTGGCGCGTGCCGAGATCAACCCAGAAGTCGAGCTACCGACGGTGGTGCGTAGCCGAATCATCAAGGAGCGCAGCCGGTTACAGGCCTTCGAGGTGCCGGGCGAGCCGAACGCGGAGACACTCGTCGAGGACGTGGGCGACGGCGTCTACCGGTTGACGCCGCGCACCGGACGCACGCATCAGCTGCGGGTGCACATGGCGTCGCTGGGGCTCCCGATCACCGCGGACCCGTTGTACCCGAACGTCATCGAGGTGCCCCCGGACGACTTCACCCGGCCGCTGCAGCTGATCGCGCACCGCCTCGAGTTCGACGATCCGCTCACGGGCGAGCGCCGCGCGTTCGTCAGCGGCCGATCGCTAGCCTGA
- a CDS encoding glycerol-3-phosphate dehydrogenase/oxidase: protein MSDPIPANGQTLMGPEQRAEAWERLGSEQFDVVVVGGGVVGAGAALDAATRGLKVALVEARDYASGTSSRSSKMFHGGLRYLEQLEFGLVREALHERELSLTTLAPHLVKPLPFLFPLTNRWWERPYVAAGIFLYDQLGGAKSVPPQKHLTKSGALRLAPGLKRSSLIGGIRYYDTVVDDARHTMTVARTAAHYGAVVRTSTQVVSLLREGDRVVGVEVRDSEDGRVTEVRGHVVVNATGVWTDEIQALSKQRGRFRVRASKGVHIVVPRDRIVSEVAIILRTEKSVLFVIPWGTHWIIGTTDTDWNLDLAHPAATKADIDYILETVNSVLATPLTHDDIDGVYAGLRPLLAGESEETSKLSREHAVAVPAPGLVAIAGGKYTTYRVMAADAIDAASEFVPARVAPSITEKVPLMGADGYFALVNQTQSVGAHYGLHPYRVRHLLDRYGSLIGEVLQMAEGDPDLLTPITEAPVYLKVEAWYAAAAEGALHLEDILARRMRISIEYPHRGVDCAREVAEVVAPVLGWSEGDIDREVKTYLARVEAEVRSQQEPDDESADALRAAAPEARAEILEPVPLN, encoded by the coding sequence GTGAGCGACCCGATCCCCGCGAACGGGCAGACACTCATGGGCCCGGAACAGCGGGCAGAGGCCTGGGAGCGCCTCGGCAGCGAGCAGTTCGACGTCGTCGTCGTCGGCGGAGGAGTGGTCGGCGCGGGCGCCGCGCTGGATGCCGCGACGCGCGGCCTCAAGGTGGCTCTGGTCGAGGCGCGCGACTACGCGTCCGGAACGTCGAGCCGGTCGTCGAAGATGTTTCACGGCGGCCTTCGCTACCTCGAACAGCTGGAATTCGGACTCGTTCGAGAGGCGCTGCACGAACGCGAACTCTCGCTCACCACGTTGGCGCCGCACCTCGTCAAGCCGTTGCCGTTCCTCTTCCCGCTGACCAACCGATGGTGGGAGCGACCGTACGTCGCGGCGGGGATCTTCCTCTACGACCAGCTCGGTGGCGCGAAATCCGTTCCGCCGCAGAAGCACTTGACGAAGTCGGGCGCGCTCCGGCTGGCGCCGGGATTGAAGCGGTCGTCGCTGATCGGCGGGATCCGTTATTACGACACCGTCGTCGATGATGCGCGTCACACCATGACGGTGGCGCGGACGGCGGCGCATTACGGCGCAGTGGTGCGGACCTCGACGCAGGTGGTGTCCCTGCTGCGTGAGGGTGACCGGGTCGTCGGCGTGGAGGTACGCGACTCCGAAGATGGTCGAGTCACCGAGGTGCGCGGCCACGTCGTCGTCAACGCCACCGGCGTGTGGACCGACGAGATCCAGGCATTGTCCAAGCAGCGCGGCCGTTTTCGCGTGCGGGCATCCAAGGGCGTGCACATCGTCGTTCCTCGCGACCGCATCGTCAGCGAGGTCGCGATCATCCTGCGCACCGAGAAGTCGGTGCTGTTCGTCATTCCGTGGGGTACGCACTGGATCATCGGCACCACCGACACCGACTGGAATCTCGACCTGGCCCATCCGGCGGCGACCAAGGCCGACATCGACTACATCCTCGAGACCGTCAACTCGGTGCTCGCGACGCCGCTGACACACGACGACATCGACGGCGTGTACGCAGGGCTACGACCGCTGCTGGCAGGCGAAAGCGAAGAGACATCAAAGCTGTCGCGTGAACATGCGGTCGCCGTGCCCGCGCCGGGCCTGGTGGCGATCGCCGGCGGCAAGTACACCACCTACCGGGTGATGGCTGCCGATGCGATCGACGCCGCATCCGAGTTCGTTCCGGCACGGGTGGCGCCGTCGATCACAGAGAAGGTGCCACTCATGGGCGCCGACGGCTACTTCGCGTTGGTCAATCAGACCCAAAGCGTTGGCGCGCACTACGGTCTGCATCCATATCGGGTGCGGCATCTACTCGACCGGTACGGTTCGCTGATCGGCGAGGTGTTGCAGATGGCAGAAGGAGACCCCGACCTTCTGACGCCCATCACCGAGGCGCCGGTCTACCTGAAGGTGGAGGCGTGGTACGCCGCCGCGGCCGAGGGTGCGCTGCATCTCGAGGATATCCTTGCGCGCCGGATGCGCATCTCGATCGAATACCCACACCGCGGCGTGGACTGCGCGCGTGAAGTCGCCGAAGTGGTTGCCCCCGTTCTGGGTTGGAGCGAGGGCGACATCGACCGCGAGGTGAAAACCTATCTGGCTCGGGTCGAGGCGGAGGTGCGCTCGCAGCAGGAACCCGACGACGAATCCGCCGACGCGTTGCGGGCCGCCGCACCGGAGGCCCGAGCCGAGATTCTCGAACCGGTGCCGCTCAATTGA
- a CDS encoding NAD(P)H-quinone dehydrogenase, with the protein MATRIVIIGGGPAGYEAALVAAARGPEVAEVTVVDSDGIGGACVLWDCVPSKTFIASTGVRTELRRASGLGFDIAIEDAKISLDQIHNRVKTLAKSQSTDIGHQLLREGVTVVHGRGELVDDTSGMAHHRVKVTTVGGRVGTLKADVVLIATGASPRVLPNAKPDGERILNWRQLYDLTELPEHLIIVGSGVTGAEFCNAYTELGVPVTVVASRDQILPHEDSDAAAVLEEAFAERGVKLVKNARADSVTRTEHGVLVTMADGRTVEGSHALMTVGSVPNTAGLGLDKVGIELAPGNYLKVDRVSRTSASGIYAAGDCTGLLPLASVAAMQGRIAMYHALGEGVTPIRLRTVSAAVFTRPEIAAVGVPQTAIDSGNVPARTLMLPLNTNARAKMSLLRLGFVKIFCRPATGVVIGGVVVAPIASELILPIALAVQNNLSVTDLAQTLSVYPSLSGSIVEAARRLMAHDDLD; encoded by the coding sequence GTGGCAACGCGCATCGTGATCATCGGCGGCGGTCCCGCCGGCTACGAGGCAGCACTCGTGGCAGCCGCTCGTGGGCCCGAGGTCGCCGAGGTCACCGTGGTCGACTCCGATGGCATCGGCGGCGCGTGCGTGCTGTGGGACTGCGTCCCGTCCAAGACGTTCATCGCATCGACCGGCGTGCGCACCGAACTGCGTCGTGCCTCCGGTCTGGGGTTCGACATCGCGATCGAGGACGCCAAGATCTCGCTGGACCAGATCCACAACCGCGTCAAGACGCTGGCGAAATCGCAATCGACCGACATCGGCCATCAGCTGCTGCGCGAGGGCGTCACAGTGGTTCACGGGCGCGGCGAGCTGGTCGACGACACCTCCGGCATGGCCCACCACCGGGTCAAGGTCACGACCGTCGGCGGCCGGGTCGGCACGCTCAAAGCCGACGTCGTGCTCATCGCCACCGGTGCCAGCCCGCGGGTGCTGCCGAACGCCAAGCCCGACGGCGAACGAATCCTGAACTGGCGTCAGCTCTACGACCTCACCGAACTGCCCGAACACCTCATCATCGTCGGTTCAGGTGTCACCGGCGCCGAGTTCTGCAATGCCTACACCGAACTCGGCGTCCCGGTCACCGTGGTGGCCAGCCGCGACCAGATCCTGCCGCATGAGGACTCCGATGCGGCGGCCGTGCTCGAGGAGGCCTTCGCCGAGCGCGGCGTGAAACTGGTCAAGAACGCCCGCGCCGACTCGGTGACCCGCACCGAACACGGAGTGCTGGTGACGATGGCCGACGGCAGAACCGTCGAGGGCAGCCATGCACTGATGACCGTCGGATCGGTGCCGAACACCGCGGGGCTCGGCCTGGACAAGGTCGGCATCGAGTTGGCTCCGGGCAACTATCTGAAGGTCGACCGGGTTTCACGGACATCGGCGTCGGGGATCTATGCGGCCGGCGACTGCACCGGCCTGCTTCCGCTGGCCTCCGTGGCCGCCATGCAGGGGCGTATCGCGATGTACCACGCCCTCGGCGAGGGGGTGACGCCGATCCGGCTGCGAACCGTCTCCGCGGCCGTGTTCACCAGGCCGGAGATCGCCGCGGTGGGGGTGCCGCAGACGGCCATCGACAGCGGCAACGTGCCGGCCCGGACGCTCATGCTGCCGCTGAACACCAACGCCAGGGCCAAGATGTCGCTGCTCCGTCTGGGCTTCGTGAAGATTTTCTGCCGGCCCGCGACCGGCGTCGTGATCGGTGGTGTCGTGGTCGCCCCGATCGCCTCGGAGCTGATCCTGCCCATCGCGCTGGCGGTGCAGAACAATCTCTCGGTCACCGACCTGGCGCAGACGTTGTCGGTCTACCCGTCGCTGTCCGGGTCGATCGTGGAAGCGGCGCGAAGGTTGATGGCTCACGACGATCTGGACTGA
- a CDS encoding gamma-glutamylcyclotransferase translates to MPLYAAYGSNMHPEQMLERAPHSPMAGTGWLHGWRLTFGGEDIGWEGALATVVEDPTASVFVVLYDMTKEDEANLDRWEGSELGIHKKIRCRVHRTASDTSFEPVLAWLYVVDAWEGGLPSARYIGVMADAAEIAGAPAEYVHSLRTRPARNIGPGTT, encoded by the coding sequence GTGCCGCTGTATGCCGCCTACGGATCCAACATGCATCCAGAGCAGATGCTGGAACGGGCGCCTCATTCCCCGATGGCGGGGACGGGCTGGCTGCACGGCTGGCGGTTGACGTTCGGCGGCGAGGACATCGGCTGGGAGGGCGCGCTGGCCACGGTCGTCGAAGACCCGACCGCGAGCGTATTCGTCGTGCTCTACGACATGACCAAAGAGGACGAGGCCAACCTGGATCGGTGGGAGGGTTCGGAGCTCGGCATCCACAAGAAGATCCGGTGCCGCGTGCACCGCACGGCCTCGGACACCAGCTTTGAGCCGGTGTTGGCCTGGCTGTATGTCGTCGACGCGTGGGAGGGCGGTCTGCCCTCGGCCCGGTATATCGGCGTCATGGCCGATGCTGCCGAAATCGCCGGTGCACCAGCAGAATACGTACACAGCCTGC